One genomic window of Nocardioides daphniae includes the following:
- the galE gene encoding UDP-glucose 4-epimerase GalE — translation MKILVTGGAGYIGSHTVLTLLEQGHDVEVVDNHDNSSPEAIRRVERLAGRQVTLHEVDLREEERLTALLADSGFDAVIHFAGLKAVGESVAKPTLYYGTNLESTLSLLRAMAASTTRTIVFSSSATVYGDQAPVPNVESYEPLVATNPYGQTKVMIERILSDLAASDESWRVGLLRYYNPVGAHPSGQIGEDPEGIPNNLTPFISQVAVGLREHLTVFGDDYDTPDGTGHRDYIHVMDLAEGHVAALDHLAATPGIGARAWNLGTGTSSSVLDVVAAFERASGVEIKRVVGPRRGGDLTYSYADVSRAEEELGWKATRGLEQMMADLWRWQSENPRGYRG, via the coding sequence ATGAAGATCCTGGTCACCGGCGGCGCCGGCTACATCGGCTCGCACACCGTGCTCACCCTTCTGGAGCAGGGCCACGACGTCGAGGTCGTGGACAACCACGACAACTCCTCGCCCGAGGCGATCCGCCGTGTCGAGCGGCTCGCCGGGCGCCAGGTCACGCTGCACGAGGTGGACCTGCGGGAGGAGGAGCGGCTGACCGCCCTCCTCGCCGACAGCGGCTTCGACGCCGTCATCCACTTCGCCGGGCTGAAGGCCGTGGGGGAGTCGGTCGCGAAGCCGACGCTCTACTACGGGACCAACCTCGAGTCGACCCTGTCGCTGCTGCGCGCGATGGCCGCGTCGACCACCCGCACCATCGTCTTCTCCTCCTCGGCCACCGTCTACGGCGACCAGGCGCCGGTGCCGAACGTGGAGTCGTACGAGCCGTTGGTCGCCACCAACCCCTACGGCCAGACCAAGGTGATGATCGAGCGGATCCTCTCCGACCTCGCCGCCTCCGACGAGTCGTGGCGCGTCGGGCTGCTGCGCTACTACAACCCGGTGGGCGCGCACCCGTCCGGCCAGATCGGTGAGGACCCGGAGGGCATCCCCAACAACCTCACCCCGTTCATCTCGCAGGTGGCGGTGGGGCTGCGGGAGCACCTGACCGTCTTCGGCGACGACTACGACACCCCCGACGGCACCGGGCACCGCGACTACATCCACGTGATGGACCTGGCGGAGGGCCACGTCGCCGCGCTCGACCACCTCGCCGCGACGCCCGGCATCGGCGCGCGCGCCTGGAACCTCGGCACCGGCACCTCCAGCTCGGTGCTCGACGTGGTGGCCGCCTTCGAGCGAGCCAGCGGCGTCGAGATCAAGCGGGTCGTCGGCCCGCGTCGCGGTGGCGACCTGACCTACTCCTACGCCGACGTCTCGCGCGCCGAGGAGGAGCTGGGCTGGAAGGCCACCCGTGGGCTCGAGCAGATGATGGCCGACCTGTGGCGGTGGCAGTCGGAGAATCCGCGGGGGTATCGCGGCTGA
- a CDS encoding enoyl-CoA hydratase-related protein: MSDSELLVTSADGVVTVVFNRPQRHNAFTKAMYAEMRALFEDLAHRPDVRVVVLRGAGGRAFAAGNDIGDFLDEADASAYEEWIGEMLAALFELPQVTIAAVDGVCVGGGLAVATHCDIRIATPESRFGYPIARTLGNALSAPVLYRCAAAFGEGVTRTMLLTGRLVDAERAYAVGALTEVTEDLNAAIDALVGEITAASATTQRASKRQLNAQVRANEVQPDFDRPMLGEVYSGADFKEGVRAFMAKEKPKFGADGQPAS, from the coding sequence GTGAGCGACTCCGAACTCCTCGTGACCAGCGCCGACGGCGTCGTCACCGTCGTCTTCAACCGCCCGCAGCGCCACAACGCCTTCACGAAGGCGATGTACGCGGAGATGCGCGCCCTCTTCGAGGACCTGGCGCACCGCCCCGACGTACGCGTCGTGGTGCTGCGTGGCGCCGGCGGCCGTGCCTTCGCCGCGGGCAACGACATCGGTGACTTCCTCGACGAGGCCGACGCGTCGGCGTACGAGGAGTGGATCGGCGAGATGCTCGCCGCACTCTTCGAGCTCCCGCAGGTGACGATCGCGGCCGTCGACGGCGTCTGCGTCGGCGGTGGCCTGGCCGTCGCGACTCACTGCGACATCCGGATCGCCACGCCGGAGTCGCGCTTCGGCTACCCGATCGCCCGCACGCTCGGCAACGCGCTCTCCGCGCCCGTCCTCTACCGCTGCGCCGCCGCCTTCGGCGAGGGCGTCACCCGCACGATGCTGCTGACCGGGCGCCTGGTCGACGCCGAGCGGGCGTACGCCGTGGGCGCGCTCACCGAGGTGACCGAGGACCTCAACGCCGCCATCGACGCCCTGGTCGGTGAGATCACGGCCGCGTCGGCGACCACCCAGCGTGCCTCCAAGCGCCAGCTCAACGCGCAGGTGCGCGCCAACGAGGTGCAGCCCGACTTCGACCGCCCGATGCTGGGCGAGGTCTACTCCGGCGCCGACTTCAAGGAGGGCGTGCGCGCCTTCATGGCGAAGGAGAAGCCGAAGTTCGGCGCCGACGGGCAGCCCGCCTCCTGA